One segment of Allorhodopirellula heiligendammensis DNA contains the following:
- a CDS encoding protein adenylyltransferase SelO, whose protein sequence is MLFNFDNSYSTLPDAFFARTEPIPVREPVLIRLNDPLAVELGIDLAQLHSSEGLAILAGNEAAAGGQPLAMAYSGHQFGGFSPQLGDGRAILLGEVICPDGARYDMQLKGSGPTPFSRRGDGRSALGPVLREYIVSEAFAALGVPTTRSLAAVATGEQVRRERLMPGGILTRVAASHIRVGTFEWFAARQDQVNVKLLADYVIERLYPDVQQEENPYLALLQQVIQRQAKLIAHWMQFGFIHGVMNTDNMNVSGETIDFGPCAFMDAYDPMKTFSSIDHQGRYAFMNQAPIGRWNLCRFAETLLPLLHADTKQAVDQAERALDAFAAIHQTEWQRRLTAKIGIEAGDKCDMQMAENLLAAMSESGADFTLVFRYLSDALESGDDHQVIALFDQPGAITQWLGQWRKRLRDCDHGQAIGLMRRTNPIFIPRNHRIEEVIVAGNAGDFTPFHRLTELLQQPFTAQPEFAEYESAPLPEEVVQATFCGT, encoded by the coding sequence ATGCTTTTCAATTTCGACAACAGCTATTCCACTTTGCCAGATGCATTTTTTGCGCGGACCGAGCCGATTCCAGTCAGGGAACCGGTGCTGATTCGGCTCAACGATCCTTTGGCAGTCGAGTTGGGGATCGACCTCGCCCAGCTGCATTCCTCCGAAGGTCTCGCTATCCTGGCGGGGAACGAAGCGGCGGCGGGCGGCCAGCCTTTGGCGATGGCGTATTCAGGACACCAATTCGGTGGTTTTTCACCGCAACTCGGTGACGGTCGTGCCATTTTGCTCGGCGAGGTCATCTGCCCGGATGGTGCGCGCTACGACATGCAACTCAAGGGCTCGGGGCCGACACCCTTTTCGCGGCGTGGCGACGGACGCTCAGCACTCGGTCCCGTGCTGCGTGAGTACATTGTCTCGGAAGCCTTCGCGGCCTTAGGCGTGCCGACAACCCGCTCGCTCGCAGCAGTCGCGACAGGTGAGCAGGTGCGGCGCGAACGTCTGATGCCCGGGGGAATTCTCACTCGGGTGGCGGCGTCGCACATCCGGGTCGGCACCTTTGAATGGTTCGCTGCCCGCCAGGATCAAGTGAACGTGAAGCTGCTCGCCGACTACGTGATCGAACGCCTGTATCCGGACGTGCAACAGGAGGAGAACCCGTACCTCGCTCTGCTCCAACAAGTCATTCAGCGGCAAGCAAAATTGATCGCACATTGGATGCAGTTTGGATTCATTCACGGCGTGATGAACACGGATAACATGAATGTCTCCGGCGAGACAATTGACTTTGGTCCCTGCGCTTTCATGGACGCTTACGATCCGATGAAAACGTTCAGCTCAATTGATCACCAGGGGCGTTACGCTTTCATGAATCAGGCCCCGATCGGCCGGTGGAACCTTTGCCGCTTCGCCGAAACCTTACTGCCACTTTTGCACGCGGATACAAAGCAAGCGGTGGACCAAGCCGAACGTGCTCTTGACGCGTTCGCAGCCATCCACCAAACCGAATGGCAGCGGCGTTTGACAGCCAAAATTGGGATCGAAGCGGGTGACAAGTGCGACATGCAAATGGCGGAAAACTTGCTGGCCGCAATGTCAGAGAGCGGTGCCGACTTTACGCTGGTCTTTCGTTATCTTTCGGACGCTCTGGAGAGCGGCGACGATCACCAGGTCATCGCACTGTTCGACCAACCCGGGGCGATCACTCAATGGCTTGGCCAGTGGCGGAAGCGGCTGCGTGATTGCGACCACGGCCAAGCGATTGGGCTGATGCGGCGGACCAATCCCATCTTCATACCACGCAACCATCGCATCGAGGAAGTCATCGTCGCGGGTAACGCGGGCGACTTCACGCCCTTTCATCGCCTCACTGAATTGTTGCAGCAGCCGTTCACCGCGCAGCCGGAGTTCGCCGAGTACGAGTCGGCGCCGCTGCCAGAGGAGGTTGTGCAGGCAACCTTCTGTGGAACCTGA
- a CDS encoding outer membrane protein assembly factor BamB family protein, with protein sequence MTTPSPHSFAGCLLAISACISTLLLSASSDAADAWPVFRGPTGNGIAETGSSVPTEWSQEKNVVFRTPLPGQGWSSPVVADGRIYLSAAIPLDEEADSNEIPYALSLIILDAASGELLKSVPLMEQTPAKSHKIHKKNSHASPTPIVNGDRIFVHFGYQGTACVDRDGNLIWKNRDLFFEPIHGNGGTPILVGDKLIFTCDGESDPKVVALDAETGEVAWEVKRPNDAQRTFSFCTPTLIVVDGAQQVIAPGSDCVLAIDPASGNIIWQLLYSGYSVIPKPIYHHGMVYLSTSYDTPSMLAIDPTGHGDVTRTHLKWSLNKNVPHTASMLAYEGLIYSVSDGGIAICVDAQTGDVIYRKRIGGGFSASPVLVDNKIYYTNESGVTTVIATGREYNMLAENDLGERTLASAAIDGNALIIRTADAIYRIEE encoded by the coding sequence ATGACCACTCCCTCTCCACACAGCTTTGCCGGGTGTCTGCTCGCGATATCGGCATGCATCAGTACTCTCCTTTTATCGGCATCATCCGACGCTGCCGATGCGTGGCCCGTGTTTCGTGGCCCGACGGGGAATGGTATCGCAGAAACTGGATCAAGCGTGCCGACAGAATGGTCGCAGGAGAAGAACGTTGTGTTTCGTACTCCACTGCCCGGTCAAGGCTGGTCCTCCCCCGTCGTCGCGGATGGTCGGATCTACCTATCGGCGGCCATCCCCCTTGACGAGGAAGCCGATTCCAACGAGATACCGTACGCACTGTCCTTAATCATCTTGGACGCAGCGAGTGGTGAGCTTTTAAAGTCTGTGCCTTTGATGGAACAGACCCCAGCGAAGAGTCACAAGATTCATAAGAAGAATTCGCATGCGAGCCCGACACCGATTGTTAACGGCGATCGCATTTTCGTTCACTTTGGCTATCAGGGAACCGCGTGCGTTGATCGAGATGGAAATCTGATATGGAAGAATCGGGATCTGTTTTTCGAACCCATCCACGGCAACGGCGGCACGCCGATTTTGGTAGGCGACAAGTTGATTTTCACATGTGATGGCGAAAGCGATCCCAAAGTGGTGGCCTTGGATGCCGAGACGGGCGAAGTTGCGTGGGAAGTGAAACGCCCGAACGATGCCCAGCGAACGTTCTCCTTCTGCACGCCAACGTTGATCGTCGTCGATGGTGCGCAGCAAGTCATTGCACCGGGAAGCGACTGCGTGTTGGCGATTGACCCTGCCAGCGGAAACATCATTTGGCAGTTGCTGTACTCAGGATATTCGGTCATCCCTAAGCCGATCTACCACCACGGGATGGTCTATCTTTCGACAAGCTATGACACTCCCAGCATGTTGGCAATCGACCCCACGGGCCACGGCGACGTGACTCGGACGCATTTGAAATGGTCGCTCAATAAGAACGTTCCTCACACCGCGTCAATGCTCGCTTACGAAGGATTGATCTACTCAGTCAGCGATGGTGGGATTGCGATCTGCGTCGATGCTCAGACTGGCGACGTCATCTACAGAAAACGTATCGGCGGCGGATTCTCTGCATCTCCTGTCCTGGTTGATAACAAGATTTATTACACCAACGAATCGGGTGTTACGACCGTGATCGCTACCGGCCGCGAATACAATATGCTAGCGGAGAACGATCTGGGTGAACGAACACTCGCTTCCGCAGCGATCGATGGCAACGCGTTGATCATCCGAACGGCTGACGCGATCTATCGCATCGAAGAATAG
- a CDS encoding sialidase family protein — translation MQKQFHSICRTTVAAMPGLLIVALLPSMATVLSAQTVPPRSILGDTTLPSSDDVSQTFPYGISGKTPPSLTKINYAGQPPYHKHRINLRVFQGCPQVEVSAGGRLWATWFGSNVQAERAPFHKGQFSVISTSADDGKTWKEVFVFDPSELLGGGASDPMLWKDSQDNIRFIGLRNIDFKGQDEFATSAWEFTMLDPENEHTPWSEPRLLGNKNISVMKPLIFPDGTVMRSMDDFKLVGIPDKVRIRFLKEGVDGSPIFVSEFPIDNDAGFAEQMPIIRKDGSLFTFYRAKEGQKFAESFDGGKTWKLGGYYPMQFSINTKCILKTLPSGRVLLVANDVQMKEENGRRLYYYTDEDGTEHALEKRKTARTRMTAYLSDDDGKTFPHRMLLCDDGQISYPSATLGQDGSIYIVYDQGRGEIGQHTIFLSKVSEADILAGQLVQGESFLNNIVSRPSDQGGGRREGDKL, via the coding sequence ATGCAAAAACAATTTCATTCCATTTGCCGGACGACCGTCGCCGCAATGCCCGGCTTGCTGATCGTTGCCCTACTGCCGAGCATGGCGACGGTTCTGTCCGCTCAAACAGTACCACCTCGGTCCATTTTGGGAGACACCACGCTGCCGTCTTCAGACGACGTGTCGCAAACGTTCCCCTATGGCATCTCAGGCAAGACGCCGCCGTCTCTGACCAAGATCAACTATGCCGGGCAACCTCCCTACCACAAGCATCGCATCAATCTACGGGTTTTCCAGGGCTGCCCGCAGGTGGAAGTCTCCGCGGGCGGCCGACTCTGGGCAACTTGGTTCGGCTCTAACGTCCAAGCAGAACGAGCACCGTTTCACAAGGGCCAGTTCTCAGTCATTTCTACCTCTGCAGACGACGGCAAGACTTGGAAAGAGGTCTTTGTCTTCGACCCGAGCGAGCTCCTCGGTGGAGGCGCGTCGGACCCGATGCTCTGGAAAGATTCCCAGGACAACATCCGCTTCATCGGCCTCAGGAACATCGACTTCAAGGGCCAAGACGAATTTGCTACCTCAGCGTGGGAATTTACGATGCTCGACCCAGAAAACGAGCACACCCCTTGGAGTGAACCACGCTTGCTAGGAAATAAAAACATCTCGGTCATGAAGCCGCTGATTTTCCCAGACGGAACCGTGATGCGTTCGATGGATGACTTCAAACTTGTCGGAATTCCCGACAAGGTAAGGATTCGTTTTTTGAAAGAAGGCGTCGACGGATCGCCAATCTTTGTTTCCGAATTTCCCATCGACAATGATGCTGGGTTTGCCGAGCAAATGCCCATCATCCGCAAGGATGGTAGTCTGTTCACTTTTTACCGTGCTAAGGAGGGACAGAAATTCGCAGAATCTTTCGACGGTGGGAAGACTTGGAAATTAGGTGGGTACTACCCAATGCAGTTTTCGATCAACACGAAATGCATCCTCAAAACACTACCCTCAGGAAGAGTTTTGCTAGTTGCCAACGACGTCCAGATGAAAGAAGAGAATGGTAGAAGACTGTATTACTATACCGACGAAGACGGGACCGAACACGCTCTTGAAAAACGCAAAACCGCACGCACTCGCATGACGGCCTATCTCAGTGACGATGATGGCAAAACCTTTCCGCATCGCATGTTGTTATGCGACGACGGCCAGATCAGTTATCCCTCGGCGACGCTGGGCCAGGACGGATCGATCTATATTGTTTACGACCAGGGACGTGGCGAAATCGGCCAGCACACCATCTTTTTGTCGAAGGTTTCCGAAGCAGACATTCTTGCGGGTCAACTCGTTCAAGGCGAGAGTTTCTTGAACAACATCGTCAGCCGGCCCAGCGATCAGGGTGGTGGTCGCCGCGAAGGCGACAAGCTGTAA
- a CDS encoding calcineurin-like phosphoesterase C-terminal domain-containing protein — protein sequence MNPSRLHSSALAGLLASVIAVPVWAHEGHEHTTKQYPVSKSPKSTVSGYVFQDANGNQRRDENEAGLSDVKVSNGRDIVMTNQDGKYEIGVDDDTIVFVIKPRGMMTPLNEVNLPQFYYIHKPAGSPPSKYPGVEPTGDLPNSVDFPLQPQDEPDQFRALMFGDTQPRNVQEVEYMAHDVIDQIVAADAHGASLGVTLGDIVFNDLSVFEPHNQAVALIGIPWYNVLGNHDINMDAANDAMSDETFESIYGPAYYSFDYGPVHFMALDDVMWHGATDDQRGHYTGGLGEAQMEFIRNDLSMIPEDQLVVLMMHIPLIQVEDRQELYRLIEQRPFAMSLSAHTHFVKHHFIDEADGWKGPKPHHHVVNVTVCGSWWRGAPDELGIPHATMSDGGPNGYSILSFDGTQYDLEFHAARRPEDYQMNIHLPPVVDVAETLQTPVIVNVFNGTTMSKTRMRVLPDGDWREMERVEGVDPYFGDLKESELGENPPQGSTLPGPSLTDHLWRAFLPASMPAGTHMVEVETTDMHGKTYTDRESIRVVAPPKRQR from the coding sequence ATGAACCCATCTCGACTTCATAGCTCTGCTCTCGCAGGGCTCCTTGCGTCCGTCATCGCGGTGCCCGTTTGGGCTCACGAGGGGCACGAGCACACGACAAAACAATACCCTGTTAGCAAGTCTCCGAAATCGACTGTGTCGGGCTACGTTTTTCAAGACGCGAACGGTAATCAGCGACGCGACGAAAACGAAGCCGGTTTGTCGGATGTGAAGGTTTCCAACGGTCGCGATATCGTGATGACTAACCAGGACGGCAAGTATGAGATTGGCGTTGACGACGACACTATCGTCTTCGTCATCAAACCGCGTGGCATGATGACACCGCTAAACGAAGTCAATTTGCCTCAGTTCTACTATATCCACAAGCCGGCTGGTTCACCGCCGTCGAAGTATCCCGGCGTTGAGCCGACAGGTGATTTGCCGAATTCGGTCGATTTTCCATTGCAGCCGCAAGACGAGCCGGACCAGTTCCGAGCGTTGATGTTCGGTGACACGCAGCCGCGCAACGTGCAAGAGGTCGAATACATGGCCCACGATGTAATCGATCAGATTGTGGCCGCCGATGCCCATGGTGCATCTCTGGGCGTGACCTTGGGCGACATTGTTTTCAATGACTTGAGCGTTTTCGAGCCGCATAACCAAGCTGTGGCGCTGATTGGCATTCCTTGGTATAACGTTCTCGGCAACCACGACATCAATATGGACGCAGCCAATGACGCCATGTCTGATGAAACGTTTGAGTCGATCTACGGTCCGGCCTACTATTCGTTCGACTATGGACCGGTTCACTTCATGGCACTCGACGATGTTATGTGGCACGGTGCGACTGACGATCAGCGCGGGCATTATACGGGAGGTCTTGGCGAAGCTCAGATGGAGTTCATTCGCAATGATCTGAGTATGATTCCAGAGGATCAGCTCGTCGTATTGATGATGCATATCCCATTGATTCAAGTGGAGGATCGGCAAGAATTGTACCGGTTGATTGAGCAACGCCCCTTTGCCATGTCGCTTTCCGCGCACACGCACTTCGTGAAACACCATTTCATTGACGAGGCAGATGGGTGGAAGGGACCGAAACCGCACCACCACGTGGTCAACGTGACCGTATGTGGCAGTTGGTGGCGTGGTGCGCCCGACGAACTGGGGATCCCGCACGCTACGATGAGCGACGGTGGCCCAAACGGCTATTCCATTCTTTCATTTGACGGGACTCAATATGATTTGGAGTTTCATGCCGCGCGCCGTCCGGAAGATTATCAAATGAATATTCATCTGCCGCCAGTTGTCGACGTGGCGGAAACGCTGCAAACTCCGGTGATTGTAAACGTGTTCAATGGCACGACGATGTCCAAAACTCGCATGCGAGTGTTGCCGGACGGAGATTGGCGGGAGATGGAGCGAGTCGAAGGCGTCGATCCCTATTTTGGCGATCTGAAAGAGTCCGAACTGGGAGAAAACCCGCCGCAAGGTTCGACCTTGCCCGGCCCATCTTTGACCGATCATCTGTGGCGTGCATTCTTGCCAGCTAGTATGCCTGCCGGAACTCACATGGTCGAAGTCGAAACGACTGATATGCACGGCAAGACCTATACTGACCGTGAAAGCATTCGCGTCGTTGCTCCGCCAAAGCGACAGCGTTAA
- a CDS encoding FKBP-type peptidyl-prolyl cis-trans isomerase: MRNSLLLSGLAYYGLRDESVGAEMKSWSHWLLLSIVCIVPACRSTAKSNPDLYSELANPDSGESTWKPITFVDRPELQEGTGAMNVESVPEFSATDSGLKYRILRNSEGEKPTAASTVTVNYRGWLNSGKVFDSSYERGEPTTFPLQNVIAGWTEGMQLVGEGGMIELWVPSRLGYGERGSPGSIPAHSNLHFIVELVTVE; this comes from the coding sequence GTGCGAAATTCGCTTTTATTGAGCGGATTGGCTTACTATGGATTGCGGGACGAGAGCGTTGGAGCGGAAATGAAGAGTTGGTCACATTGGTTGCTGTTGAGCATTGTATGCATCGTTCCGGCGTGCCGCTCCACTGCAAAGTCTAACCCCGACCTCTATTCAGAGCTGGCCAACCCAGACAGCGGAGAATCAACATGGAAGCCGATTACATTTGTAGACAGGCCTGAGCTTCAGGAAGGAACGGGTGCCATGAATGTGGAATCCGTCCCCGAGTTCTCGGCGACCGATTCAGGACTCAAGTATCGGATTCTGCGAAACTCCGAGGGCGAAAAGCCAACCGCCGCCAGCACCGTAACGGTTAACTACCGTGGCTGGCTCAATAGCGGGAAAGTGTTCGACAGCTCCTATGAACGAGGTGAGCCGACTACGTTCCCGTTGCAAAATGTCATTGCAGGTTGGACAGAGGGTATGCAGCTCGTAGGTGAGGGCGGGATGATCGAACTGTGGGTGCCGTCCCGGCTCGGTTACGGCGAACGTGGTTCCCCAGGATCCATACCTGCGCACTCGAATCTTCACTTCATCGTGGAACTCGTAACCGTCGAATGA
- a CDS encoding ABC transporter permease, which produces MRDNSQFWQLATRFQSLLVLVLMIVTMSLLSDRFLTQANGLNIMRQISVNVCLSIGMTMVILSGGIDLSVGSVLAFSGAITAGLIKSAIPMTWLGVEFQFTTGGAILAGLSVGVLLGWFNGQMITRLKIPPFVATLGMLSIARGMTMLWTKGFPITGLGDGFAFIGTGSVLGLPVPVWVAASLVGLSALFTKKMKLGRYIYAVGGNEQTARLSGLNVNRIKVIVYTLAGALSAVAGLIMTSRLDSAQPNAGTGYELDSIAAVVIGGTSLSGGRGSIIGTVIGCLIIGVLNSGLVLLNVSPFWQQVVKGGVILTAVAIDRMREPRE; this is translated from the coding sequence ATGCGTGACAACTCACAATTTTGGCAACTTGCAACTCGCTTCCAGTCGCTGCTCGTCTTGGTCTTGATGATCGTGACGATGAGTTTGCTATCGGATCGCTTTCTGACGCAGGCAAATGGCCTAAATATCATGAGGCAGATCTCAGTCAACGTCTGCCTGTCAATTGGCATGACCATGGTGATCCTGTCCGGCGGCATCGACCTTTCAGTTGGGTCGGTGCTGGCGTTCTCCGGCGCGATTACCGCGGGGCTGATCAAATCAGCTATTCCGATGACCTGGCTGGGAGTGGAATTTCAGTTCACGACCGGGGGGGCGATCCTCGCTGGCCTGAGCGTGGGCGTGCTACTTGGCTGGTTCAACGGGCAGATGATCACACGACTCAAGATCCCGCCTTTCGTCGCGACTCTCGGCATGCTCAGTATTGCTCGCGGAATGACAATGTTATGGACCAAAGGTTTTCCGATTACCGGCCTCGGTGATGGCTTCGCGTTCATCGGAACTGGCTCGGTGCTTGGCCTCCCAGTTCCAGTCTGGGTTGCAGCAAGTCTCGTCGGCCTCTCCGCCCTGTTTACGAAGAAGATGAAATTGGGACGCTATATTTATGCCGTCGGAGGCAACGAACAGACCGCCCGATTATCCGGTCTGAACGTCAATCGCATCAAAGTCATCGTATACACACTCGCTGGGGCTTTGTCTGCTGTCGCTGGGCTGATCATGACGTCGCGACTCGACTCGGCTCAGCCCAACGCGGGCACGGGGTATGAACTCGACAGCATTGCCGCCGTCGTCATTGGAGGGACGTCGCTTTCAGGCGGCCGCGGAAGTATCATCGGTACCGTCATCGGTTGCCTGATTATCGGTGTCTTGAACAGCGGCTTAGTGCTGCTGAATGTATCGCCGTTCTGGCAACAAGTTGTCAAAGGCGGTGTAATCTTGACAGCCGTGGCCATCGATCGAATGCGTGAGCCGCGCGAGTGA
- a CDS encoding sugar ABC transporter ATP-binding protein, with protein MIQSAAKSQVVLAGVGIVKRYPGVLALDHVHFDVRAGEVHGLIGENGAGKSTLMHILAGAHRADEGVIRLDDEPVQFANPREASDRGIALVHQELNLVPRLSVADNIFLGCELVSRAGLIRSRDQNEQCRKLLADLDDTIDPRADVHRLRVGQQQVVEIAKAINSKARVIFMDEPTSAISDQEVESLLGLIRSLRDSGVSIVYVSHKLEELMRISDRVTVLRDGRHVETVETAAADRDLIIRLMVGRQLDDLYIHSPVVPAQPERLRVQSLTLDSEHRGRPRVDRVSFSVRGGEVFGIFGLMGAGRTELLESIFGLHASRVTGGIEVDGVSGICESPEQALRSGLGLVPEDRKHQGLIMGMSIQENISLSNLSDLETAGLLSGAREREHAQSFVKQFSIRTADVMKPVDTLSGGNQQKVVLSKVLSRKPGVLMLDEPTRGIDVSAKREIYGLINQLKQQGIAIVVVSSELPELLGIADRIIVMCEGRLTGEFERAIANEELLMRAAVPGAAVGNRPSE; from the coding sequence ATGATCCAGTCCGCGGCGAAGAGCCAAGTCGTGTTGGCGGGTGTGGGAATCGTCAAGCGTTATCCTGGCGTGTTGGCGCTCGATCACGTCCACTTTGACGTGCGAGCTGGAGAAGTCCACGGGTTGATCGGCGAAAACGGCGCTGGAAAATCGACGCTGATGCATATTCTGGCGGGGGCGCATCGCGCTGATGAAGGTGTGATCCGGTTGGATGACGAACCCGTTCAGTTCGCCAATCCACGTGAAGCGTCGGATCGTGGTATCGCGTTGGTGCATCAGGAATTGAATCTCGTTCCACGTCTCTCGGTTGCAGACAACATTTTTCTCGGTTGCGAGCTCGTCTCAAGGGCTGGACTCATTCGCTCGCGAGACCAGAACGAGCAATGTCGTAAGTTGCTGGCCGATCTGGATGATACGATCGATCCTCGTGCGGATGTTCATCGGTTACGAGTCGGGCAGCAGCAGGTCGTCGAGATTGCCAAGGCGATCAATTCCAAAGCACGCGTGATCTTCATGGACGAGCCGACGTCGGCGATCAGCGATCAGGAAGTTGAATCGTTGTTGGGTCTGATCCGCTCGCTGCGGGACTCGGGCGTCTCGATCGTCTACGTCTCGCACAAACTGGAGGAACTGATGCGCATTAGCGATCGTGTCACTGTCCTGCGCGATGGTCGGCACGTCGAGACGGTCGAGACCGCTGCTGCCGATCGAGATCTAATCATCCGCCTGATGGTTGGCCGGCAACTTGATGACCTCTATATTCACTCACCCGTTGTGCCGGCCCAACCTGAGCGTCTACGCGTGCAATCGCTGACTCTCGATAGCGAGCACAGGGGGCGCCCGCGCGTTGATCGTGTGTCCTTTTCCGTACGCGGCGGCGAAGTGTTCGGAATCTTCGGGCTAATGGGTGCCGGCAGGACCGAATTACTCGAATCGATCTTCGGCCTTCATGCGAGTCGCGTGACAGGTGGTATTGAAGTCGATGGCGTGAGCGGAATTTGCGAGTCTCCCGAACAGGCACTGCGCAGTGGCCTGGGGCTGGTTCCGGAAGACCGAAAGCATCAGGGATTGATAATGGGGATGAGCATTCAAGAGAACATTAGCCTATCAAATCTTTCGGATTTGGAGACTGCCGGCCTGCTCAGCGGTGCGCGAGAACGAGAGCACGCCCAATCGTTCGTTAAGCAATTCTCAATTCGGACAGCTGATGTGATGAAGCCGGTTGATACTCTCAGCGGAGGCAATCAGCAGAAGGTTGTTCTGTCAAAAGTGCTCTCCAGGAAACCAGGGGTGTTGATGCTGGACGAGCCGACGCGAGGCATTGATGTCAGCGCAAAGCGAGAAATCTATGGTCTGATCAATCAGTTAAAGCAGCAGGGTATAGCGATCGTCGTGGTGTCATCCGAGCTCCCTGAGCTACTGGGTATTGCCGACAGAATCATCGTGATGTGCGAGGGCCGCTTGACGGGAGAATTCGAGAGAGCCATCGCGAATGAAGAGTTATTGATGCGAGCGGCGGTACCTGGTGCGGCGGTCGGGAATCGGCCTTCGGAATGA
- a CDS encoding DUF2291 family protein gives MSSRRLTRYGSLLIVGGLVCWFFPLFHIRPLDADPRESGDPAATPRQSVSADPAAFAREIWDGPLRMGDAGTNVTKIWDGFEADAARARSQYGRQAGLGGAWYFCIRGQGTVETVEKDRVVLTVRDSLRRVCLQLGVVVDNTVREAIGVNASDFANSQDFNAVSSELNRRVEREVIAPNRALLKKGVGVDFVGCAKIGGKSDLDPLGLIPIQLQTHGTDDANAGLDKHTATEIIP, from the coding sequence GTGTCAAGCAGGAGATTGACGAGATATGGTTCGCTGCTGATTGTCGGTGGCCTTGTCTGCTGGTTCTTCCCACTCTTCCATATCCGACCATTGGATGCAGATCCGAGAGAGTCCGGAGATCCGGCCGCAACGCCTCGCCAATCAGTTTCTGCTGATCCGGCCGCGTTCGCACGCGAAATTTGGGACGGACCACTGAGGATGGGCGACGCTGGAACAAACGTGACTAAAATCTGGGATGGTTTTGAAGCCGACGCAGCCAGAGCGAGAAGCCAATATGGCCGACAGGCTGGACTTGGTGGGGCATGGTATTTTTGTATTCGGGGGCAGGGCACCGTCGAGACAGTGGAGAAGGACCGCGTTGTCCTTACGGTAAGGGATAGTTTACGGCGCGTCTGTCTTCAACTTGGAGTCGTTGTCGACAACACGGTTCGAGAAGCGATCGGTGTGAATGCCAGTGACTTCGCGAACTCACAAGATTTCAACGCAGTCTCATCGGAGCTAAATCGCCGCGTTGAACGGGAGGTGATCGCGCCGAACCGGGCATTGCTGAAGAAAGGTGTGGGCGTCGATTTCGTCGGCTGTGCAAAGATTGGCGGTAAGTCGGACCTTGACCCGTTGGGCCTGATTCCTATTCAACTTCAGACGCACGGCACCGACGACGCCAACGCTGGTCTAGACAAACATACCGCTACTGAAATAATTCCATGA
- a CDS encoding D-ribose ABC transporter substrate-binding protein produces MIISTLNNPWFVVLGETARDRALELGYEANMFDSQNDTAKEAEHFDNVIAAGYSAILFNPTDADGSIANVRRATEAGIPVFCIDREINSSDAATAQLLSDNYSGCVELGKYFVEKLGEKGEYVELLGLVGDNNTWNRSQGFHSVVDRYAGLKMVAQQSADFDRNKALEVMESILQSHKDFNAVFCGNDAMAMGAYQALLAAGKADQVKVFGYDGSDDAVKSISEGKIAATVMQYPKIMAQTSAEYAHEYLANGKRDFDQKIPVNVDLVSQENIDDFAGYGKKE; encoded by the coding sequence GTGATCATTTCAACTCTCAACAATCCGTGGTTCGTCGTTTTGGGAGAAACCGCACGCGACCGGGCTCTTGAACTCGGCTACGAAGCCAACATGTTCGATTCACAAAACGATACAGCCAAGGAAGCGGAGCACTTTGACAACGTGATCGCGGCTGGCTATTCAGCGATTCTGTTTAATCCGACCGACGCAGACGGTTCGATTGCGAACGTGAGACGAGCAACAGAGGCAGGCATTCCCGTCTTCTGTATCGACCGGGAGATCAATTCCAGCGACGCTGCGACCGCTCAGTTGTTGTCCGACAACTATTCGGGATGCGTAGAACTTGGCAAGTACTTCGTCGAGAAACTTGGCGAGAAGGGGGAGTATGTTGAACTGCTGGGACTGGTGGGAGACAACAATACCTGGAATCGCTCCCAAGGTTTTCACAGCGTCGTCGATCGATATGCAGGGCTGAAAATGGTCGCCCAACAAAGTGCCGACTTTGATCGCAACAAGGCACTGGAGGTCATGGAGTCGATTCTTCAATCACACAAAGACTTCAATGCCGTGTTCTGCGGGAACGATGCGATGGCGATGGGGGCCTACCAGGCATTGCTGGCAGCAGGCAAGGCCGATCAAGTAAAAGTGTTCGGGTATGACGGATCGGACGACGCCGTCAAGTCGATCAGCGAAGGAAAGATCGCTGCGACCGTGATGCAGTATCCCAAGATCATGGCCCAAACATCTGCCGAATACGCGCACGAGTACCTAGCCAACGGCAAACGCGATTTCGATCAAAAGATTCCCGTCAACGTCGATCTCGTCTCGCAAGAGAACATCGACGACTTCGCTGGCTATGGAAAGAAGGAATAG